A region of Vigna radiata var. radiata cultivar VC1973A chromosome 6, Vradiata_ver6, whole genome shotgun sequence DNA encodes the following proteins:
- the LOC106765289 gene encoding glucan endo-1,3-beta-glucosidase 12, translating to MQRLTVSTFLLSLTLLTLADGGSIGVNYGRIGSNLPSAVKVVRLLKSQGLNRVKVYDTDPAVLRALSGSGIKVTVDLPNQQLFAAAKAPSFASSWVERNVVAYYPHTQIEAIAVGNEVFVDTHNTTKFLVPAMKNIHQALVKHNLDSDIKVSSPIALSALANSYPSSSGSFRPDLVEPVFKPMLDFLHETGSYLMVNVYPFFAYESNADVISLDYALFRENPGVADPGNGLRYFNLFDAQIDAVFSALSALKYDDVNIVVTETGWPSKGDNNEVGASVENAAAYNGNLVRKILTGGGTPLRPKADLTVYLFALFNENQKPGPTSERNFGLFNPDETRVYNVPLTPEELKDYHDHPSPVKGGSPKQTTPAPAPIVNGGVSKSTTGNTWCVANPDADKVKLQAALDFACGEGGADCAPIQHGATCYDPNTIIAHASFAFNSYYQKQSRKGGSCYFGGTSYVVTQEPRYGSCVFPTGY from the exons ATGCAGCGCCTCACCGTCTCCACCTTTCTCCTTTCCCTAACACTTCTCACCCTCGCAG ATGGAGGTTCCATTGGAGTTAACTACGGTCGCATTGGGAGCAACCTTCCCTCCGCGGTCAAGGTTGTTCGTCTCCTCAAATCCCAGGGGCTCAACCGGGTCAAAGTCTACGACACCGACCCGGCAGTGCTTCGGGCATTATCCGGATCCGGAATCAAAGTGACTGTTGATCTTCCAAACCAGCAACTCTTCGCAGCAGCGAAAGCACCCTCCTTTGCGTCCTCCTGGGTTGAAAGAAACGTCGTCGCTTACTACCCTCACACCCAAATCGAAGCCATTGCGGTTGGGAACGAGGTTTTCGTCGACACACATAACACCACCAAGTTCCTGGTACCCGCCATGAAAAACATTCACCAAGCGCTTGTGAAGCACAACCTCGACTCCGACATTAAGGTGTCCTCCCCCATTGCCCTCTCTGCTTTGGCGAACTCGTACCCATCCTCGTCCGGATCGTTCCGACCCGATCTCGTTGAACCTGTTTTCAAACCCATGCTGGATTTCCTCCACGAAACCGGGTCATACTTAATGGTAAACGTGTACCCGTTCTTTGCGTACGAGTCCAACGCTGACGTCATCTCTCTGGACTACGCTCTTTTCCGAGAGAACCCGGGCGTGGCGGATCCGGGTAACGGGTTGAGATATTTTAACCTATTTGATGCCCAAATCGACGCCGTTTTCTCCGCGTTAAGTGCTCTGAAATACGACGACGTTAACATTGTAGTGACCGAGACAGGGTGGCCTTCCAAGGGGGATAATAATGAGGTGGGTGCGAGCGTAGAGAACGCCGCTGCGTACAACGGTAATCTCGTCCGTAAGATCTTAACCGGTGGCGGGACCCCACTTCGACCCAAAGCCGATCTCACCGTCTATTTGTTCGCGCTTTTTAATGAGAATCAGAAGCCCGGACCCACTTCCGAGAGAAATTTTGGGCTTTTTAATCCTGACGAGACAAGGGTCTATAATGTTCCGTTAACGCCGGAGGAGCTCAAGGACTACCACGACCATCCCTCCCCGGTGAAGGGTGGCAGTCCGAAACAGACCACCCCGGCGCCGGCACCCATCGTGAACGGCGGCGTTTCAAAGAGCACCACCGGTAACACTTGGTGCGTTGCGAACCCGGATGCAGATAAAGTTAAGCTGCAGGCAGCTCTAGATTTCGCTTGCGGTGAGGGAGGAGCCGATTGCGCTCCGATTCAGCATGGTGCCACGTGTTACGATCCTAACACGATCATTGCACACGCTTCGTTTGCGTTCAATAGTTATTACCAGAAGCAATCACGCAAGGGCGGTAGCTGCTATTTCGGGGGTACGTCCTACGTGGTCACGCAGGAACCTA GGTATGGTAGCTGCGTGTTTCCTACAGGATACTAA